The DNA sequence CCTACATTTCTTCAATTCACAATCTACAAACCCGAAAATGggcatttaatttaaaaatgatcagagCTCTTCTAGAGATTTCTTAATAATAATCATGAACCGATGTTTGCtcagtaaaattatttttgattataGCCCCATTGATCCAACCAACAAGGTTAAAATCTCCATAATTTCCCCTTTATTGAGCAATTTAATGAGATCTCTCTTACACTGCTTTAAATTTCAGTTACATTTTTGCCTCTATTTCTAATTGGTGAAACCAATTGATCAGCAAGTACATTTTTACTTTCTTACCATTATGCGTGTTTCTATTCTTTATATTACATTCATTTAAGAGACTCTCAAAGCaactcacaaaaaaaattaacttttcTCAACACACATTTCCctcaacatacacacacacacacactgtatcaCATGGAATTCAATGAAAGACACTTTCATGAAAATGCAGTCTCTTGGTGTatattttaattgcttttcaaaTCCACTATTACTTAAATACATTTATCATGCAAATATGTAGGCTAATTACTCATCACAGACAGAGACACTACAAAAATATTGTCTGGCAATTGTAAGCACATACTTTTTAACACAGAGAAGAGCTTGTGCatatgaaaaagaaacacattgtGTTGCCAAGCTGCAGGATGGTCTCCAGTCCTCAACTGTCATATCTTATGAAAATAGCAGGTGCTGCAGTGGCACTGTGTATGGTTTCTCACCTTTATGCCAGCTACCTCTGTCTGTAAAAGAAACAGACAAGtaggaagaaaaaaattgatGAATATTGACAACGTCAGAGCAATCTTGAGCACGTGCATTTTTTAGCACCCAAACATTAACCAAAATACCTGAActacagtggtggaagaagtattagtgttctttatttctgcactatgtgaaaatctgaatataatTTAAAGTCTGAATAAATTAAAGCACAAGTATTATCATCTAAATGTATTTCAGTATCAACAGTGAAAATACttgtgttgatattttattatagACAACATTATTAGGTGGTTCACAGCTACAGTGTTCAGATTAATCTCTGGGGTTTTTGCTACATAAATctattttgtggttatttatttcagtaaGCTTTGTTTTCTCTGAAATATGAGTTTTTAATTCAAGTGAAAACCATCTTAGAAATTGATGTAACTACTACCAATTCACAGACattggaaaaatgacaaaaggccCCTACTCATCATATTTTTGTATGGGTGACAATGCAGTGTAAttcattataattttttaaacaagtatTATATGAGAAATAACTTCTTACAGCTGTGTTATGTAAATGTAGTAGAGTAAAAGATACATTATTTTACTCTCAATTTTAAAGGAGTACACATATAAAGTTGGATAATTTAAGCAAATTAAGTAATTTCACATTGTACTAATTGTATTTATTGACTAAAATAATCATCCACTCATATATGTTCTGAACCTAAATTGAACAGGAGGAGTAGGCTACCAAGACATTTCTTCtgagttttgttaaattgctaTTGGAACCCATACAAATGATAGTAAATAGGCAGAAAATTCTCTGCCTGACAAGTGTTTTGCTCGTTCCCGTACCGCATAGCTGTGCTTTGCAACGCAGCACGTTGCCTCTGAGGTGATGTTCTTTGGAATTGTCATCGTCTTCATGGACTTGAGAGGTGTTGGGTACGCTCTGGAGAAGCAGCAGCCCATGCACTGGTAAACTGGACGATCCCTGGAGAAAAAAGGGTTCTGTCTCAACGTGCATTCCTCACAGCCCGCTAGAGAAAACATATGAATTTCAGATTAAAATCACAGTGTACAATATCTTTAAAGAATACACGAAGGTGAAGCTAATTTACTGAGCTGTAGAACTTTGCTTTTAGtgtttctttcattcattttcattagattttttacctAATTGTAAGCCATTATTAGTAAGTGCAAATACTTAACACAGTAATTTGGTACTATAAACAATTCTTACCGTTTGATAAGTCATTGTTGGGGTAAGAATCAGCTATGTAAAGAAGAAACGACAACAAAAGAAGAGACAGTGCAGCTGTTTTCATGGAGCCCATCGTAACTGCAGTAGTTACCTAATGATACAGAGACAAAAGAAACCAGTCaatcaaaaacatcaaaagatGATTAAGTCATACAGAGACGATTAAAGTATTACCATGTTGAGAGAACGCTTCCCTTTCTCTGTGCCTCTGTACAAGACTCCTTTATATTGAGAACGGCTGTTCTAATCCATCTTGTTTTATACCGGAGTTCCTGGTAACTTCCTGGATTAAGTACCAACCTTATCAATGATCTCAGTGACTCACTGGTCATGTTGCTCCCTGTCATCTAATCCCCTTAAAGcccaaaatgataagaacaaACCATCAAAACATACTTCTACCTACCTTCCATCCTGACTATGGATGTTCCATTTAATCCCTGGATCGTTGTTACTTGGTTACTGACGGTTGTTATTATTTGTCATGTCACAGCAAAGGGAAAGACATTAGTAGTAGGGATTTTCTTGGGCAATTTTAGTTTATTGCTGGTAGATCACTTATACAGGCAACCTGAAGGTGAAATAGAAAACAGTGATGCTGAAATATCACTTTTTAAAGCAGCGTGATTATACTACAAGTTGCAACCTGTTATTAACAGCTATTGGATCCATTTGTCTATTTAGTTTAAGATCAGTGTTTTCCTTCTATGCATTATTAAACGTGCTTGTACCTTTATGTTGGCTGTAGTTTATTAAATGAACAGACATGAGAGTGCCATCAATTTTTCTCATATAACTTAGCAAGAAAACTAATTTTAGTATTTCCAAAAATACAAACTACTCCTTTAATGCAGTTACAGTTCGTTTCTTTAACATGCacttattttttctaaattccTTATTATTTTGAACTTTATAACAGGcacaatggaaataaatgtgtgtgtcttctTGGTTTCAGCCTATACTCTTGCAAAATACATAGATTTACTTGAGTGACTTCTTAAAAACAAGCGGACAGACTGAGTGGAAGGAGTAATGAATTAATGAGGAGATATTTGATATTTGTCAAGAAGTATCCATCTGTCCACCTCCAACATCTAAAATGTCAAGGATGAATATGAATTTATTTTGGAGTTGGTTTATGTGTTTACAGAAGCACTCATGTCCTGTGTCCTTGGTTGTGCTGGTGATAAATCCTCAGACTAAGACTCAGACTGTCAGTAGGCTAAATGTGGAGGACAAGATGTTGAATCACAGAAACATGAAGAGGCTGGTTTTTAACTTATGCTGTAACACTTGTAGCTTATTTGCAGCGCTGTAATATAAATCTTAGAGTTGTCATTCCTGCTGAAGATGAGTAGCAATGGCTTGGTGATTTGTTTGCTATTGCTTTGTCGATGTGATCACATTATCTAACTAGGTCTTGCcatgtttactgaacattttaAGCATGAAAAATGTAATCTCAAACATCAACTTAACACATCTTTTCAgatctgacagtttttttccccccgttTCATGCTCATTTGTCTGGATTTCTTACATAACATCAAACTTGGCTATTTGTAGCAGCATCTAAAATAACTGCTTGAAATTGAGGAGACTGATAAATTAAGTTAGTGTATCTGAGCAGGATGAGTATGTCGGAGATAAAGTGGAGATGTTATAAGATGTTTAGGATAACTGACACATGAAAGGAGGGTTGGCGTACAATAAAGCAACTTCATTGAGACCTTATCAA is a window from the Amphiprion ocellaris isolate individual 3 ecotype Okinawa chromosome 20, ASM2253959v1, whole genome shotgun sequence genome containing:
- the cga gene encoding glycoprotein hormones alpha chain; translation: MVTTAVTMGSMKTAALSLLLLSFLLYIADSYPNNDLSNAGCEECTLRQNPFFSRDRPVYQCMGCCFSRAYPTPLKSMKTMTIPKNITSEATCCVAKHSYATEVAGIKVRNHTQCHCSTCYFHKI